A window of the Euzebya pacifica genome harbors these coding sequences:
- a CDS encoding DUF5938 domain-containing protein, which yields MGSTTPRVLVYGASGYTGRLICEYLREYGIPFVAAGRSKETLQTSMEGNVPGIETAEYEIVEVAHSPDELASLLDGIDVVCNTVGPFSRLGPDMVQACLATGTHYLDTTGEQDWLIRCDEEWSAAFAEKGLLLAPGIAQMYTTGEIAAQLALETPGMDTLDIAVFWGGSPTVASTATILVNAAMSKAFHLRQNAYVEWDPQAGVQDVVIPGYHQPQLALPWGGTSHPVWFRRDPRVANVSVLGGVFDRALMQGVPAIVAQAIEQTAGLDDDARYAALTQVASSIRDAMPARENPRINKSVDSVHASGPLGRVHCAIFGNANYKQTGLLQAVAANHLLQAPPRRTGFASACQAFGHRELLGALRTFGLVAEPELTVHR from the coding sequence ATGGGCTCCACCACACCCCGGGTCCTGGTGTACGGCGCCTCCGGCTACACCGGACGGCTGATCTGTGAATACCTCCGCGAGTACGGCATCCCCTTCGTCGCCGCCGGCAGGTCCAAGGAGACCCTCCAGACCTCGATGGAGGGCAACGTCCCAGGCATCGAGACCGCCGAGTACGAAATCGTCGAGGTTGCCCACTCCCCCGACGAGCTCGCCTCGCTCCTCGACGGCATCGACGTCGTGTGCAACACCGTCGGACCCTTCTCACGGCTCGGGCCCGACATGGTGCAGGCCTGCCTCGCCACCGGGACCCACTACCTCGACACCACCGGTGAGCAGGACTGGCTGATCCGCTGCGACGAGGAGTGGAGCGCCGCCTTCGCCGAGAAGGGGCTCCTGCTTGCCCCCGGCATCGCGCAGATGTACACCACCGGCGAGATCGCCGCCCAGCTGGCCCTCGAGACCCCCGGCATGGACACCCTCGACATCGCGGTGTTCTGGGGCGGCAGCCCGACCGTGGCCTCCACCGCGACCATCCTCGTGAACGCCGCCATGTCCAAGGCGTTCCACCTCCGCCAGAACGCCTACGTCGAATGGGACCCGCAGGCCGGCGTCCAGGACGTCGTGATCCCCGGCTACCACCAGCCGCAGCTCGCGCTCCCGTGGGGCGGCACCTCTCACCCCGTGTGGTTCCGTCGCGACCCCCGCGTGGCGAACGTCTCGGTGCTCGGCGGCGTCTTCGACCGGGCCCTGATGCAGGGCGTGCCCGCCATCGTCGCCCAGGCGATCGAGCAGACCGCGGGCCTGGACGACGACGCCCGGTATGCCGCCTTGACCCAGGTGGCCTCCAGCATCCGTGACGCGATGCCGGCGCGTGAGAATCCGCGCATCAACAAGTCAGTGGACTCCGTCCACGCGTCGGGCCCCCTCGGCCGTGTCCACTGCGCCATCTTCGGCAACGCCAACTACAAGCAGACGGGCCTGCTGCAGGCCGTCGCGGCCAACCACCTGCTGCAGGCCCCACCGCGGCGGACCGGCTTCGCGTCGGCCTGCCAGGCGTTCGGGCATCGCGAGCTCCTCGGCGCGTTGCGCACCTTCGGCTTGGTGGCCGAGCCCGAGCTGACCGTCCACCGCTGA
- a CDS encoding SDR family NAD(P)-dependent oxidoreductase produces MTAIDLTGRVALVTGAAQGLGEGMATALAAAGAAVAIADIQEASGKEVAARLAEQGATTTFITHDVTQESSWEQAVAACTSELGGLDVLVNNAGIELSALAIEADAEDLRRMLEVNVLGTALGIKHGLRAMGPNGPAGKGGSIINIASVAATIAFPGISGYSATKSAVDRLTRVAAMEAGKLGLGVRVNCIYPGLVPTAMGQKLAGDVVAMGLFESPDAAIGAVVDQTPLGRLGEVGDMADAVVWLASDASRFVTGAGIPVDGGMGM; encoded by the coding sequence ATGACCGCGATCGATCTGACGGGGCGTGTGGCCCTGGTCACCGGGGCTGCGCAAGGGCTGGGTGAGGGGATGGCCACTGCCCTCGCCGCGGCGGGCGCCGCCGTCGCCATCGCCGACATCCAGGAGGCCTCCGGGAAGGAGGTGGCCGCCCGCCTCGCCGAGCAGGGCGCGACCACGACCTTCATCACCCACGACGTCACCCAGGAGTCCAGCTGGGAACAGGCCGTCGCCGCTTGCACCTCCGAGCTCGGCGGCCTCGACGTGCTGGTCAACAACGCCGGGATCGAGCTCTCCGCCCTCGCCATCGAGGCCGACGCCGAGGACCTGCGCCGGATGCTGGAGGTCAACGTCCTCGGCACGGCGCTCGGGATCAAGCACGGCCTTCGCGCCATGGGCCCGAACGGCCCCGCCGGCAAGGGCGGCTCGATCATCAACATCGCGTCGGTAGCCGCGACGATCGCCTTCCCCGGCATCAGCGGCTACAGCGCCACCAAGTCCGCGGTCGACCGGCTGACCCGCGTGGCCGCCATGGAGGCGGGCAAGCTCGGGCTCGGCGTGCGCGTCAACTGCATCTACCCCGGCCTGGTCCCCACCGCCATGGGCCAGAAGCTCGCCGGCGACGTGGTCGCCATGGGACTGTTCGAGTCCCCCGACGCCGCCATCGGCGCGGTCGTGGACCAGACCCCGCTCGGCCGCCTCGGCGAGGTCGGCGACATGGCCGACGCGGTCGTCTGGCTCGCCTCGGACGCCTCCCGGTTCGTCACCGGCGCCGGCATCCCCGTCGACGGCGGGATGGGGATGTGA
- a CDS encoding TetR/AcrR family transcriptional regulator produces the protein MATDKAARRRRELAEAAQQVLANHGYARTSLRDIAVETPFSHGLFHYYFEDKDQLVAYAVALYKEQCARRYDEVVQRAASVEDLVAGFREVLEASLRDDAPYHRLWYDLRNQSLFQSRFRDVSHDIDRLLEDMVWRILSRYAELAERTPVVDAPTAYALFDGVFLNALTSHTYGTAGAVDRLGSVGVALLPALVGLPS, from the coding sequence ATGGCGACCGACAAGGCCGCCCGGCGCCGGCGCGAGCTGGCCGAGGCGGCCCAGCAGGTGCTGGCGAACCACGGGTACGCGCGGACGAGCCTGCGCGACATCGCCGTGGAGACCCCGTTCTCGCATGGCCTCTTCCACTACTACTTCGAGGACAAGGACCAGCTGGTCGCCTACGCCGTCGCGCTGTACAAGGAGCAGTGCGCCCGGCGCTACGACGAGGTGGTGCAGCGGGCGGCGTCCGTGGAGGACCTGGTGGCCGGCTTCCGTGAGGTGCTCGAGGCCTCGCTGCGCGACGACGCCCCGTACCACCGCCTGTGGTACGACCTGCGCAACCAGAGCCTGTTCCAGTCCCGCTTCCGTGACGTCAGCCACGACATCGACCGGCTGCTGGAGGACATGGTGTGGCGGATCCTGTCGCGCTACGCCGAGCTCGCCGAGCGCACTCCGGTCGTGGACGCCCCGACCGCTTACGCCTTGTTCGACGGGGTCTTCCTCAACGCTCTGACCAGCCACACCTACGGGACGGCCGGTGCGGTCGACCGCCTCGGCAGCGTCGGCGTCGCCCTGCTGCCCGCCCTCGTCGGGCTCCCGTCGTAG
- a CDS encoding winged helix-turn-helix transcriptional regulator, which translates to MATRTAAQQRAEAKQSYDAFVAACPSRQLLDRIGGKWMTLLLCALGGTDQPLRYSELERQVAGISPKMLTQTLRAMERDGLVTRTVVPTVPVTVSYEPTALGRSLQAAVRTLKDWAEAHMDEVLASQQAHDTTAVG; encoded by the coding sequence GTGGCGACGAGGACGGCCGCCCAGCAGCGGGCGGAGGCGAAGCAGTCCTACGACGCCTTTGTCGCTGCCTGCCCCAGCCGCCAGCTGCTGGACCGCATCGGCGGGAAATGGATGACGTTGCTGCTCTGCGCCCTGGGCGGGACCGACCAGCCGTTGCGCTACTCCGAGCTCGAACGGCAGGTGGCGGGGATCAGCCCCAAGATGCTCACCCAGACGTTGCGTGCCATGGAACGTGACGGCCTCGTCACCCGAACCGTTGTCCCGACCGTCCCGGTGACGGTGTCCTACGAACCGACCGCCCTCGGGCGCTCGCTGCAGGCGGCCGTCAGGACGTTGAAGGACTGGGCCGAGGCCCACATGGACGAGGTACTCGCCAGCCAGCAGGCCCACGACACCACCGCTGTCGGCTAG
- a CDS encoding MMPL family transporter has protein sequence MSSLLYRIGLLTSRRRGATLLLWLIGLVGLVGTVQTVGGEFVDVVTIPGTESQAAVDFVDERFPEFPASTATVVVAAEEGESVTSLQPEVEALAEQIGSVEGVVGVADPFGPGSVSAAGDAIRFNVAFDDVARLVPEATFEEVQATVGGVSLPGATAALGGEVAFALSEQEPAGLSEVIGLLVAVVVLTITFGQLRAMGLTLASALVGVFVAIGALTVVAGVTEVPSISMTLSLMIGLAVGIDYALFIVSRHREQVLTGMEVHESIGRALGTAGGAVVFAGATVVIAMAGLLVVGIPFIGLMGLSVIVAVIVAVITSVTLLPALLGFAGDRIVRVTLPGLRNRRAAAGRSSLGTRWVRAVARHPVVGLLAALVVVGMLSAPLFSMETAMPTASTAPEDTDVRQSYDLIAERFGDGFNAPLLVVIDHEGTDRGLSAATLADITAAVHGLDGIVGVAPPVSNLEGDASIISVIPEGGPADRDTVDLLDVLRHDVLDDIDAAAGTTTYVAGPTSVAIDMDDRLGSRLPLLVAFVIGLTFVVLVIAFRSVLVPLKAAVGILLSISAALGVVVAVFQWGWGAELLGIEAATPILSFLPILAFAILFGLSMDYEVFILSRIREDYMRTGDAHESVIRGVGVTARVITAAAAVMISVFGSFVFADSQPVRMIGLALASAVLIDATLVRLVLVPSTMVLFDRANWYLPAWLDRILPHVDIEGERLLGRLEGTDHSPADVVTGRELPSAAG, from the coding sequence ATGTCATCCCTGCTGTACCGAATCGGCCTGCTCACCTCGAGACGTCGAGGTGCGACGCTGCTGCTCTGGCTCATCGGCCTCGTCGGTCTCGTCGGCACCGTCCAGACCGTCGGCGGTGAGTTCGTCGACGTGGTCACCATCCCCGGTACCGAGTCACAGGCCGCCGTGGACTTCGTCGACGAGCGGTTCCCGGAGTTCCCGGCCTCGACCGCCACCGTCGTCGTGGCGGCGGAAGAGGGCGAATCCGTGACCTCGTTGCAGCCCGAGGTGGAGGCGCTCGCCGAACAGATCGGCAGCGTGGAAGGTGTCGTCGGGGTCGCCGACCCCTTCGGCCCCGGTTCGGTCAGCGCCGCGGGCGACGCAATCCGATTCAACGTCGCCTTCGACGACGTCGCCAGGCTGGTGCCCGAGGCGACCTTCGAGGAGGTCCAGGCAACCGTCGGCGGCGTCAGCTTGCCGGGTGCCACCGCGGCACTCGGCGGTGAGGTCGCGTTCGCGCTGAGCGAACAGGAGCCAGCTGGGCTGAGCGAGGTCATCGGACTGCTCGTGGCCGTGGTGGTGCTGACCATCACCTTCGGACAGCTCCGCGCGATGGGGCTGACGTTGGCCAGCGCCTTGGTCGGCGTGTTCGTCGCCATCGGCGCGTTGACCGTCGTCGCCGGCGTGACGGAGGTCCCGTCGATCTCGATGACCCTGAGCTTGATGATCGGGCTCGCGGTCGGCATCGACTACGCGTTGTTCATCGTCAGCCGTCACCGTGAGCAGGTCCTCACCGGGATGGAGGTCCACGAGTCGATCGGCCGGGCGCTCGGCACGGCCGGCGGTGCCGTGGTGTTCGCCGGCGCCACCGTCGTCATCGCCATGGCGGGGCTGCTCGTCGTCGGGATTCCCTTCATCGGCCTGATGGGCCTGTCCGTCATCGTCGCCGTCATTGTGGCGGTCATCACCTCGGTCACCCTGCTGCCGGCCCTGTTGGGTTTCGCCGGTGACCGCATCGTCAGGGTCACGCTGCCGGGGCTCCGAAACCGTCGCGCGGCCGCTGGCCGTTCCAGCCTGGGGACCCGGTGGGTCCGCGCCGTCGCCCGCCACCCCGTCGTGGGACTCCTCGCCGCACTCGTCGTCGTCGGGATGTTGTCGGCGCCGCTGTTCAGCATGGAGACCGCGATGCCCACCGCGTCCACCGCACCCGAGGACACTGACGTGCGCCAGTCCTACGACCTGATCGCCGAGCGGTTCGGTGACGGGTTCAACGCGCCCCTCCTTGTTGTCATCGACCACGAGGGGACCGACCGCGGACTGTCGGCGGCGACCCTCGCGGACATCACGGCAGCCGTGCACGGACTTGACGGCATCGTCGGTGTCGCGCCCCCGGTCAGCAACCTCGAGGGGGACGCGAGCATCATCTCCGTCATCCCCGAAGGCGGCCCAGCCGACCGCGACACCGTCGACCTGCTCGACGTGCTCCGCCACGACGTCCTCGACGACATCGACGCCGCCGCCGGCACCACCACCTACGTGGCCGGTCCGACGTCGGTGGCCATCGACATGGACGACCGGCTGGGCAGCCGACTGCCCCTCCTCGTGGCGTTCGTCATCGGCCTCACGTTCGTGGTCCTCGTGATCGCGTTCCGGTCCGTCCTGGTGCCCCTCAAGGCCGCCGTCGGCATCCTGCTGTCCATCTCGGCGGCGCTCGGCGTCGTCGTGGCGGTGTTCCAGTGGGGGTGGGGCGCGGAGCTCCTCGGGATCGAGGCCGCCACGCCGATCCTCAGCTTCCTGCCCATCCTCGCCTTCGCGATCCTGTTCGGCCTCAGCATGGACTACGAGGTCTTCATCCTCTCCCGCATCCGGGAGGACTACATGCGAACCGGCGACGCCCACGAGAGCGTCATCCGCGGCGTCGGGGTCACCGCCCGCGTCATCACCGCGGCGGCGGCGGTCATGATCAGCGTCTTCGGCAGCTTCGTGTTCGCTGACTCCCAGCCCGTTCGCATGATCGGCCTCGCGCTCGCGTCGGCGGTCCTGATCGACGCGACGTTGGTCCGGCTCGTCCTCGTCCCCTCGACCATGGTGCTGTTCGACCGGGCGAACTGGTACCTCCCCGCCTGGCTGGACCGGATCCTGCCCCACGTCGACATCGAGGGTGAACGGCTCCTCGGCCGACTCGAGGGGACCGACCATTCACCGGCCGACGTCGTCACCGGCCGGGAGTTGCCGTCCGCCGCTGGCTGA
- a CDS encoding helix-turn-helix transcriptional regulator — translation MMDTSGLAQFLRLRRAALQPEDVGLPRGARRRTDGLRREEVSALCHMSTDYYTRLERQRGPRPSVQMVRAIAQGLRLTLDERDHLLRLAGHQPPPRTASSDHISPGLGRVLDRLGDTPAEIVTELGETLRQTPLAVAINGDTTGYEGPARSIGYRWFTDPDARRRYLPEDQVVLSRRFVSGLRQLVALRGPDSRAAGLADLLLDHSEEFAVLWAEQEIGVGPPDVKRLVHPDVGLLELQCQTLRDPVQSHSLLVYTAIPGTDSHAKLTRLAAKTGAVALSR, via the coding sequence ATGATGGACACGAGCGGACTTGCGCAGTTCCTACGGCTCCGACGAGCCGCCCTGCAACCCGAGGACGTCGGGCTGCCCCGTGGCGCCCGTCGCCGCACCGACGGGCTGCGACGCGAAGAGGTCTCGGCCCTCTGTCACATGTCCACCGACTACTACACCCGTCTCGAACGACAACGCGGCCCACGCCCGTCGGTGCAGATGGTGCGGGCCATCGCCCAGGGACTGCGCCTCACGCTGGACGAACGCGACCACCTCCTGCGGCTCGCGGGCCACCAGCCCCCACCCCGCACTGCCAGCAGCGACCACATCAGCCCCGGCCTCGGACGGGTCCTCGACCGGCTGGGTGACACTCCGGCGGAGATCGTGACCGAGCTCGGCGAGACGCTCCGCCAGACCCCCCTCGCCGTGGCCATCAACGGTGATACCACCGGGTACGAGGGGCCAGCCCGTTCCATCGGCTACCGCTGGTTCACCGACCCCGACGCGCGACGCCGCTACCTGCCCGAGGACCAGGTCGTCCTGTCCCGCCGCTTCGTCTCGGGACTCCGACAGCTGGTCGCGCTGCGTGGACCCGACTCCCGCGCCGCGGGGCTCGCCGACCTGCTGCTGGACCACAGCGAGGAGTTCGCCGTCCTGTGGGCCGAGCAGGAGATCGGCGTGGGTCCCCCCGACGTCAAGCGCCTCGTCCACCCCGACGTCGGTCTCCTCGAGCTGCAGTGCCAGACCCTGCGCGACCCCGTCCAGTCCCACTCCCTCCTCGTCTACACCGCCATCCCCGGGACCGACAGCCACGCCAAGCTCACGCGCCTGGCGGCCAAGACCGGTGCCGTCGCCCTGAGCCGCTGA
- a CDS encoding helix-turn-helix transcriptional regulator, with amino-acid sequence MIDRPGLAEFLRQRRASMQPEDVGLPRGPRRRTSGLRREEVAALCHMSTDYYSRLERQRGPRPSVEMIGGIAQGLHLTVDERDHLFRLAGHQPPPRGPLDDHISPGMLRILDRLTDTAAEVVTELGETLRQTPLGVALTGDNTVHEGPARSLGYRWFTEPATRARYLEEDHAFLSRLYVSGLRQVVTLRGPGSRSADLAQLLLETSAEFRELWDEHEVGLRPREVKRFIHPEVGPLDLNCQTLRDPVHSHYLLVYTATPGSESAGKLELLSVIGAETTA; translated from the coding sequence GTGATCGACAGACCGGGTCTTGCCGAGTTCCTCCGTCAGCGGCGCGCCTCCATGCAGCCCGAGGACGTCGGCCTGCCGCGAGGTCCACGTCGCCGGACGTCCGGACTGCGTCGTGAGGAGGTTGCGGCGCTCTGCCACATGTCCACCGACTACTACTCCCGCCTTGAGCGCCAGCGCGGCCCCCGACCCTCGGTGGAGATGATCGGTGGCATCGCGCAGGGCCTGCACCTCACGGTGGACGAACGCGATCACCTCTTCCGCCTCGCCGGTCACCAGCCACCGCCACGCGGCCCGCTCGACGACCACATCAGCCCGGGGATGCTGCGCATCCTCGACCGGCTCACCGATACCGCCGCCGAGGTGGTGACCGAGCTGGGCGAGACGCTGCGGCAGACACCGCTGGGCGTGGCCCTCACCGGCGACAACACCGTCCACGAGGGACCGGCGCGCAGTCTCGGCTACCGCTGGTTCACCGAGCCGGCCACCCGGGCGCGGTACCTGGAGGAGGACCACGCGTTCCTCTCACGCCTCTACGTCTCGGGGCTCCGACAGGTGGTCACCCTCCGCGGTCCTGGTTCGCGGTCGGCGGACCTCGCCCAGCTCCTGCTCGAGACCTCCGCGGAGTTCCGGGAGCTGTGGGACGAGCACGAGGTGGGGCTCCGACCCCGCGAGGTCAAGCGGTTCATCCACCCCGAAGTCGGTCCGCTCGACCTGAACTGCCAGACCCTCCGCGACCCCGTGCACTCTCACTACCTGCTCGTCTACACCGCGACCCCAGGGTCGGAGTCGGCCGGGAAGCTCGAGCTCCTCTCGGTGATCGGCGCAGAAACGACCGCCTGA
- a CDS encoding SDR family oxidoreductase, producing the protein MPRTTADITVPDQTGKLAVVTGGSDGIGLVIATRLAAAGAEILLPVRNPAKGDAALARIREQVPAATVSLRHLDLSSLASVAALAATLEEEGRPIDILINNAGVMTPPDRQETVDGFELQFGTNHLGHFALVGRLLPLLRKGRARVTSQVSIAANSGAINWDDLNWQHDYNGRVAYSQSKIAFGLFGLELHRRSAAHGWGITSNLSHPGVAPTNLLAARPEVGRDRDTIGRRLIRLLSSRGILAGTVDSAALPALLAATTPDTDVEFFGPQRSRNLNGPPGPQTLYSRLTGVDEAARVWEASERLTGVRYED; encoded by the coding sequence GTGCCACGCACAACAGCCGACATCACCGTGCCCGATCAGACCGGCAAGCTCGCGGTCGTCACCGGCGGGAGCGACGGCATCGGGCTCGTCATCGCGACCCGCCTGGCCGCCGCCGGCGCAGAGATCCTGCTGCCGGTCCGCAACCCTGCCAAGGGGGACGCCGCCCTCGCCCGGATCCGTGAGCAGGTCCCGGCGGCCACGGTGTCGCTGCGCCACCTCGACCTGTCGTCCCTCGCCAGCGTTGCGGCGCTGGCCGCCACACTGGAAGAGGAGGGCCGACCGATCGACATCTTGATCAACAACGCCGGAGTGATGACCCCGCCGGACCGCCAGGAGACCGTTGACGGCTTCGAGCTGCAATTCGGGACCAACCACCTGGGCCATTTCGCGCTCGTCGGACGGCTCCTGCCGTTGCTTCGCAAGGGCCGTGCTCGGGTCACCTCGCAGGTGAGCATCGCCGCCAACAGCGGCGCGATCAACTGGGACGACCTGAACTGGCAGCACGACTACAACGGACGGGTCGCCTACAGCCAGTCGAAGATCGCCTTCGGGTTGTTCGGGCTCGAGCTGCACCGGCGCAGCGCCGCGCACGGCTGGGGCATCACCAGCAACCTGTCCCATCCCGGCGTCGCCCCCACCAACCTCCTGGCGGCCCGCCCCGAGGTCGGCCGGGACCGCGACACGATCGGGAGGCGCCTCATTCGCCTCCTGTCCTCCCGGGGGATCCTGGCCGGCACCGTCGACTCCGCCGCACTCCCGGCCCTGCTGGCGGCCACGACACCCGACACCGACGTGGAGTTCTTCGGGCCGCAGCGGTCCCGGAACCTGAACGGACCACCCGGCCCCCAGACGCTGTACAGCCGCCTCACCGGTGTCGACGAAGCCGCCCGGGTGTGGGAGGCTTCCGAACGACTGACCGGTGTCCGCTACGAGGATTGA
- a CDS encoding GNAT family N-acetyltransferase, with the protein MTKLIPPVVDRGAMAGMEQPVISVDDEVSLRPFRPNDARAVVQAFSTPDIQHYHFRRVDSDAEAMQWILVCAEGWRSEQSATWAIVSRARDNVFGRVTIYTSLEDGHGEVSYWVLPSARGHGVATRACVAATEWAHRLGIHRVQLQHSTQNESSSIGRHTAIGGRDALADDVLSSASSLGMTTERISGATRFRNGHRHRRGPRVHRGRPGGARDRDRGTSRTRRGLRASCPRHSSPRIRPPFDVEIQRQRLLEVRGGTKSSFVKPVDRKPAECLGFRSGRRTLSGSRGRRGAHLRTPPGSPRGEI; encoded by the coding sequence ATGACAAAGCTGATCCCCCCCGTCGTCGACCGGGGCGCGATGGCGGGCATGGAGCAACCTGTGATCTCAGTCGATGATGAGGTCTCGCTCCGCCCCTTCCGACCGAACGACGCGCGAGCCGTCGTGCAGGCCTTCTCGACACCGGACATCCAGCACTATCACTTCCGGCGCGTCGACAGCGATGCAGAAGCTATGCAGTGGATCCTCGTTTGCGCCGAAGGATGGCGCTCCGAGCAGTCGGCGACGTGGGCAATCGTGTCGCGCGCCCGTGACAACGTGTTCGGTCGCGTCACGATCTACACGTCGCTCGAAGACGGCCATGGTGAGGTCTCCTACTGGGTGCTCCCGTCCGCCAGAGGGCACGGCGTCGCGACCCGCGCCTGCGTCGCCGCGACGGAGTGGGCTCATCGACTCGGCATTCACCGCGTCCAGCTTCAACACTCAACCCAGAACGAGTCCTCCTCCATCGGCCGCCACACCGCCATCGGTGGGAGGGATGCGCTCGCTGACGACGTCCTGTCCTCGGCGTCGTCGCTCGGCATGACCACCGAGCGGATCTCGGGTGCCACCCGGTTCAGAAACGGCCACCGCCATCGCCGAGGCCCGCGGGTTCACCGCGGACGCCCCGGCGGAGCGCGTGATCGTGATCGAGGGACAAGTCGGACTCGGCGTGGTCTGCGGGCTTCGTGTCCGCGGCACTCGTCTCCGCGGATCCGCCCGCCCTTCGACGTCGAGATCCAGCGGCAACGACTGCTCGAAGTGCGCGGCGGGACCAAGTCATCATTTGTGAAACCGGTGGACAGAAAGCCTGCGGAGTGTCTAGGGTTCCGGTCAGGCCGCAGGACACTCAGCGGTTCACGAGGGAGGCGCGGGGCTCATCTCCGCACGCCTCCAGGGTCACCAAGGGGAGAAATATGA